In Candidatus Promineifilum breve, one genomic interval encodes:
- a CDS encoding RsmF rRNA methyltransferase first C-terminal domain-containing protein, translated as MKSNPSTDPPAEFLARMSALLPAAEFAAFLAAFDRPARVGLRVNTLKISVPDFISIAPFSLAPLGDWEPAGFLVTDDSRPGRHPYHDAGLYYLQEPSAMVAAALLAAAPGERVLDLAAAPGGKATHLLSRMAGPLPDAPLSALRRGLSSGGLLVANDVHGGRARLLADNLARWGAVNALVTQAEPAHLAASFGPVFDRVLIDAPCSGEGMLRRGEPVEWSAAIVAACARRQRGILAHAPQLARPGGRLLYSTCTFAPEENEAVIAAFLAGAPDFTVIEPARHAAFERGRPDWSAAPPAIADQLARAVRLWPHRFPGEGHFMALLGRDGEPGDEATRVAPFRRVPPSGEQWRLWRDFAEASLTVALPEERIHAHNDRLYLLPAAAVAVERLRIVRYGLLLGEMRPGRFQPAPDLALALRAGDATAALDLWPDDPQLAAYMSGAELLQAGADGWVLVAVAGFGLGWAKRAAGRLKNHYPRGWRRG; from the coding sequence ATGAAATCCAATCCATCCACCGATCCGCCGGCCGAATTTTTGGCCCGCATGAGCGCGTTGCTCCCGGCCGCGGAGTTCGCCGCCTTTCTGGCCGCCTTCGACCGGCCGGCGCGCGTCGGCTTGCGGGTCAACACGCTCAAAATCTCCGTGCCGGATTTTATCAGCATCGCCCCGTTCTCGCTTGCGCCGCTGGGGGATTGGGAGCCGGCCGGCTTCCTGGTGACCGACGACAGCCGCCCCGGCCGCCACCCCTACCACGACGCCGGGCTGTACTATTTGCAGGAGCCGTCGGCCATGGTCGCCGCCGCGCTGCTGGCCGCCGCGCCCGGCGAGCGCGTGCTCGATCTGGCCGCCGCGCCGGGCGGCAAGGCCACCCACCTGCTGAGCCGCATGGCCGGGCCGCTGCCCGACGCGCCGCTTTCCGCGCTGCGCCGTGGGTTGAGCAGCGGCGGCCTGCTGGTCGCCAACGACGTGCACGGCGGGCGCGCCCGGCTGCTGGCCGACAATCTGGCCCGCTGGGGGGCGGTCAATGCGTTGGTGACGCAGGCCGAGCCGGCGCATCTGGCGGCGAGCTTCGGCCCCGTCTTTGACCGGGTGCTCATCGACGCGCCCTGCTCCGGCGAGGGGATGCTGCGGCGCGGCGAGCCGGTGGAGTGGAGCGCGGCCATCGTCGCCGCCTGCGCCCGGCGGCAGCGCGGCATCCTGGCCCACGCCCCGCAACTGGCCCGGCCGGGCGGGCGGCTGCTCTACTCCACCTGCACCTTTGCCCCGGAGGAGAATGAGGCCGTCATCGCCGCTTTTCTGGCCGGCGCGCCCGATTTCACCGTCATCGAGCCGGCGCGCCACGCGGCCTTCGAGCGCGGGCGGCCCGACTGGTCGGCCGCGCCCCCGGCGATTGCCGACCAACTGGCGCGGGCCGTGCGCCTGTGGCCCCACCGCTTTCCGGGCGAAGGGCACTTCATGGCCCTGCTCGGCCGGGATGGCGAACCGGGGGACGAGGCGACGCGGGTCGCGCCCTTTCGGCGCGTACCGCCGTCCGGCGAGCAATGGCGTCTGTGGCGCGATTTCGCCGAGGCTTCGCTGACTGTGGCCTTGCCGGAGGAGCGAATTCACGCCCACAACGACCGCCTCTACCTGCTACCGGCGGCGGCCGTGGCGGTGGAGCGACTTCGCATTGTGCGCTATGGGCTGTTGCTGGGCGAGATGCGGCCGGGTCGCTTCCAGCCCGCGCCCGATCTGGCGCTGGCCCTGCGCGCCGGCGACGCCACGGCCGCGCTCGATCTGTGGCCCGACGATCCCCAACTGGCGGCTTACATGTCCGGGGCCGAACTGCTACAGGCGGGGGCAGATGGCTGGGTGCTGGTGGCCGTCGCCGGCTTCGGCCTCGGCTGGGCCAAGCGCGCCGCCGGGCGGCTCAAGAATCACTACCCGCGCGGCTGGCGGAGGGGCTAA
- a CDS encoding tRNA-ribosyltransferase family protein: MTNVKTLSLPHGDLPLPAFLPDGTQGVVRAVSAEDLEAVGVRAVQMNVYHLMQRPGTSTIQALGGLHRLAGWSRPIFTDSGGFQVYSLIRGNPKAGSITDRGATFRPGGDRKYILTPEKSIQLQFAYGSDMLICLDDCTGPDDPPARQADSVRRTIRWAAECKRAYLRLVEQKRLGEAQRPRLMAVIQGGLSPELRRECATALLDIGFDAYGYGGWPLDAGGNLLTEMVSLVRELVPPAYPVHALGIGHPANVVACVGMGYELFDSTMPTRDARHGRLLLFTRDPAAAPLGPGGDWFAYVYPGDDKHVKTAAPVSAYCDCPACARYSLAYLHHLFKLNDSLYFRLATLHNLRFMTMLMERLKNNN, from the coding sequence ATGACCAACGTTAAAACGCTATCGCTGCCGCACGGCGACTTACCGCTGCCCGCTTTCCTGCCCGACGGCACACAGGGCGTCGTGCGGGCGGTGTCGGCCGAAGACCTGGAAGCCGTGGGCGTCCGGGCGGTGCAGATGAACGTCTATCACCTGATGCAGCGGCCGGGCACTTCGACCATCCAGGCCCTGGGCGGGCTGCACCGGCTGGCCGGCTGGTCGCGCCCCATCTTCACCGACTCCGGCGGCTTCCAAGTATACTCGCTCATTCGCGGCAACCCCAAGGCCGGCTCGATCACCGACCGGGGGGCCACCTTTCGGCCCGGCGGCGACCGCAAATATATCCTGACCCCGGAGAAGAGCATCCAACTCCAGTTCGCCTACGGCAGCGACATGCTCATCTGTCTCGACGACTGCACCGGCCCCGACGACCCGCCGGCGCGCCAGGCCGACTCGGTGCGGCGCACCATCCGCTGGGCGGCCGAGTGCAAGCGGGCCTACCTGCGCCTGGTGGAACAAAAGCGGCTGGGCGAGGCGCAACGGCCGCGGCTGATGGCCGTCATCCAGGGCGGCCTGTCGCCGGAGTTGCGGCGGGAGTGCGCCACGGCGCTGCTGGACATCGGCTTCGACGCCTATGGCTACGGCGGCTGGCCGCTGGACGCGGGCGGCAACCTGCTGACGGAGATGGTCAGCCTGGTGCGCGAACTCGTGCCGCCCGCATATCCCGTCCACGCCCTGGGCATCGGCCACCCGGCCAACGTGGTGGCCTGCGTGGGCATGGGCTACGAACTGTTCGACAGTACCATGCCCACCCGCGACGCCCGCCACGGCCGGCTGCTGCTGTTCACCCGCGACCCGGCCGCCGCGCCGCTGGGACCGGGCGGCGACTGGTTCGCCTACGTCTATCCCGGCGACGACAAGCACGTGAAGACGGCCGCGCCGGTGTCGGCCTATTGCGATTGCCCGGCCTGCGCCCGCTACTCGCTGGCCTATCTCCATCACCTGTTCAAGCTCAACGATAGCCTCTACTTCCGGCTGGCGACGCTGCACAATTTGCGGTTTATGACGATGCTCATGGAGCGGTTGAAGAATAATAATTAG
- a CDS encoding nucleotide sugar dehydrogenase — protein MDRKQRMLQRIADREAIIGIVGLGYVGLPLAVAFAEEGFTVIGVDVDAGKVAALNRGRSYVEDVPDAVLEPLLAAGRLRASTDYADLAAADAISICVPTPLRKTKDPDISYIVDAADCLAAHMPPGGGQLIVLESTTYPGTTDEIVLPRFADNGMEVGRDFFMAFSPERIDPGRTDYTVRTTPKVIGGVTPDCLEVAVALYGTVVDQPVPVSSTATAEMVKLLENTFRAVNIGLVNEVALMCDKLGLNVWEVVGAAASKPYGFMPFYPGPGLGGHCIPIDPHYLSWKLRTLNYTARFIELAAEVNSHMPDYVVGKVADALNVERKAVNGSRILVLGAAYKRDVGDVRESPALDVIHLLRERGADVAYNDPHIATVRFDGYSLSSVELNEALLAAADCVVVVTDHSAYDWSWIVNHARLIVDARNAVKSGGTARVVRL, from the coding sequence ATGGATCGCAAACAGCGCATGTTACAACGAATCGCCGACCGGGAGGCGATCATCGGCATCGTGGGGCTGGGTTACGTCGGCTTGCCGCTGGCCGTGGCCTTTGCCGAGGAAGGATTCACCGTCATCGGCGTCGACGTTGACGCCGGCAAGGTGGCCGCACTCAATCGCGGCCGGAGTTACGTGGAGGACGTGCCTGACGCCGTGCTGGAGCCGCTGCTGGCCGCCGGTCGCCTGCGGGCCTCGACCGATTACGCCGATCTGGCCGCGGCCGACGCCATCTCCATCTGCGTGCCCACGCCGCTGCGCAAGACCAAGGACCCGGATATCTCCTACATCGTCGACGCCGCCGATTGTCTGGCGGCCCATATGCCGCCGGGCGGCGGCCAACTGATCGTCCTGGAGAGCACCACCTACCCCGGCACGACCGACGAGATCGTCCTGCCGCGCTTCGCCGATAACGGCATGGAAGTGGGCCGCGACTTCTTCATGGCCTTCTCGCCGGAGCGCATCGACCCCGGTCGCACCGATTACACCGTGCGCACGACCCCCAAGGTCATCGGCGGCGTGACGCCTGATTGCCTGGAGGTCGCCGTGGCCCTCTACGGCACGGTCGTCGACCAGCCCGTGCCGGTGAGCAGCACGGCCACGGCCGAGATGGTCAAGCTGCTGGAGAACACCTTCCGCGCGGTCAACATCGGCCTGGTCAACGAGGTCGCCCTCATGTGCGACAAGCTGGGGCTGAACGTCTGGGAAGTGGTGGGCGCGGCGGCCAGCAAACCGTATGGCTTCATGCCCTTCTATCCGGGGCCGGGCCTGGGCGGGCATTGCATCCCCATCGACCCCCATTACCTGAGCTGGAAGCTGCGCACGCTGAACTATACGGCGCGCTTCATCGAGCTGGCCGCCGAAGTGAACAGCCACATGCCCGATTACGTCGTCGGCAAGGTGGCCGATGCACTCAACGTCGAGCGCAAGGCGGTCAACGGCAGCCGTATCCTGGTGCTGGGCGCGGCCTACAAGCGGGACGTGGGCGACGTGCGCGAAAGCCCGGCGCTGGATGTGATCCACCTGCTGCGCGAGCGCGGGGCCGACGTGGCCTACAACGACCCCCACATCGCCACGGTGCGATTTGATGGTTATAGCCTGTCATCGGTGGAGTTGAATGAAGCATTGCTGGCGGCGGCCGATTGCGTCGTCGTCGTCACCGACCACAGCGCCTACGATTGGTCATGGATCGTCAACCACGCCCGCCTCATCGTCGACGCGCGCAACGCGGTCAAGAGCGGCGGCACGGCGCGGGTCGTGCGACTCTAA
- a CDS encoding PspC domain-containing protein yields MKEMNGTKLLRRQNGMIGGVCGGLAEFTGISAFWFRLLFVIMALPGGVPGLLAYLLLWIVIPKQ; encoded by the coding sequence ATGAAAGAAATGAATGGGACAAAACTATTGCGCCGCCAGAACGGCATGATCGGCGGCGTGTGCGGCGGGTTGGCCGAGTTCACCGGCATCAGCGCCTTCTGGTTCCGGCTGCTGTTCGTGATTATGGCCCTGCCGGGTGGCGTGCCGGGGTTGCTGGCATATTTGCTGCTGTGGATCGTTATTCCTAAGCAGTAA